In the Malassezia vespertilionis chromosome 3, complete sequence genome, one interval contains:
- the BEM3_1 gene encoding Rho GTPase activating protein (EggNog:ENOG503NVRI; COG:T) produces MPQQISLADCYAQSGTTDPQGALMYLVSMYNEMSMEYATFLQTVSTEAQGVNEPVGLGLDCIAQNSAEAAGSRFRILRRRSTRSVREPLSVLSKSPGSSSSGTVATPQFVHHHNDSASSTSTADPGSEPSAPKRDGFNFLGHMTLPRALTNMELSRPRSPNLLGISASPKLWRKGSNTSLAQRTMDSPSKLNNANAAAPTSPRALHRPAAVPAKPNVVAPLSPRALHLHDASRVSHLEHDRLYYAGIHVMGSWVSNGEIVLRIRIQPAAAAMDGTVPPVYVIEKRSADLVNLYDRVMTRAQGLADGSAQKIRPLEPNMFQGPFNPWRLIQRNTAVDTLICALQRLPVWYDDIFGHFFRTNEVPSASTPMRQAYLLQKTNTEDAWAFKLCTLQQHVLKICDAHQPEHRNTIQLQQARIWYQMEDVRESDLGGTNIKCPLLVVQYMKQSSGASPSVCQITFTMESAEMLSEWHAALLSEVQSDKHSPSFNPRDMVSTPEPKLQLLPGFLQSRDAETGGKLQSIARSLPDRSGSTSPTLYQPGYEANRFIHGLSGLFRAGVVPENATLPHASPSAPDRRRFWHGFLGFGHMYNNANDDAFSAYSEQCIFGMPLHAVVQVFGHASGDTCSSPIPVVVFRCVEYLESGTRLFEEGIYRISGSSLAVKALCERFNMGDDVDLNGVADSSDLNKTLHRDPHIVSSVLKTYLRQLPENICTLPLLPELISTAELHDGTERAQSLRGVISRLPPENYALLRFLMHHFHHVSAAAEQNKMNIQNLAIVFSPTLNIPTNLLTILMADYPSIFESYVPHTTQESAHLL; encoded by the coding sequence ATGCCACAACAAATATCATTAGCAGATTGCTATGCCCAATCGGGCACGACAGAtccgcaaggcgcgctcATGTACCTCGTCTCAATGTACAATGAAATGTCGATGGAGTACGCCACGTTCCTGCAGACTGTGAGCACAGAGGCACAGGGTGTCAATGAGCCGGTCGGATTAGGACTGGATTGCATTGCGCAGAACTCAGCTGAGGCGGCGGGCTCGCGATTCCGTATCCTGCGTCGTCGCAGTACGCGTAGTGTCCGCGAACCTTTGTCCGTGCTCTCCAAAAGCCCTGGAAGTTCATCGAGTGGCACGGTTGCAACGCCACAATTTGTGCATCACCACAACGATAGCGCTTCGAGCACCTCTACCGCTGACCCCGGCAGCGAACCGAGTGCACCCAAGCGCGACGGGTTCAACTTTTTGGGCCATATGAcgcttcctcgcgcacttACCAACATGGAACTTTCCCGGCCTCGATCGCCTAATTTGTTGGGAATAAGTGCATCACCTAAGCTTTGGCGCAAAGGTAGTAATACAtcgctggcgcagcgcacgatgGATTCGCCGTCCAAACTCAATAATGCAaatgcagctgcgccaacttcgcctcgcgcgctgcaccgccCTGCTGCTGTACCGGCAAAGCCCAATGTTGTTGCACCTTTAAGCCCACGGGCACTTCATTTGCACGATGCATCGCGTGTATCGCATTTGGAGCATGATCGGTTGTATTACGCCGGTATTCATGTCATGGGCTCGTGGGTGTCGAATGGCGAAATCGTTTTGCGTATAAGAATCCAGccggcagcagcagcaatgGATGGTACTGTTCCGCCTGTCTATGTGATTGAAAAGAGAAGCGCAGATTTGGTGAATTTGTATGACCGCGTCATGACCAGGGCGCAAGGCCTGGCCGATGGGAGTGCACAAAAGATCCGACCCCTGGAGCCAAACATGTTCCAAGGCCCCTTCAATCCTTGGCGTTTGATACAGCGCAATACTGCAGTCGATACACTAATATGCGCGTTGCAGCGTCTGCCTGTATGGTACGACGATATATTCGGCCACTTTTTCCGCACCAATGAAgtgccaagcgcgtcgaCACCGATGCGACAAGCATACTTGCTACAAAAAACCAATACAGAAGATGCGTGGGCGTTTAAACTTTGTACACTGCAACAGCATGTTCTGAAGATTTGCGATGCACACCAGCCAGAGCACCGAAACACAATTCAACTACAGCAGGCACGCATATGGTACCAAATGGAAGACGTGCGCGAATCTGACCTGGGTGGTACGAATATTAAATGCCCGCTTTTGGTTGTACAGTATATGAAGCAGAGCAGTGGAGCGAGCCCATCGGTTTGTCAAATAACGTTTACGATGGAAAGCGCTGAAATGCTCAGCGAATGGCATGCTGCACTGTTGAGCGAGGTTCAGTCGGACAAGCACTCGCCCTCTTTTAACCCTAGGGATATGGTCAGCACACCCGAACCGAAACTGCAACTTTTGCCTGGATTCTTGCAAAGTAGGGACGCAGAGACGGGGGGAAAGCTGCAGTCGATTGCTCGATCACTGCCTGATAGGAGCGGTTCCACATCGCCGACGCTTTACCAACCTGGCTACGAGGCGAACCGATTTATTCATGGTCTGAGCGGCCTTTTCCGTGCAGGTGTAGTACCAGAAAATGCCACTTTGCCGCATGCATCTCCATCGGCCCCCGATCGACGGCGATTTTGGCATGGGTTCCTTGGCTTTGGCCATATGTATAATAATGCGAACGACGATGCATTTTCTGCGTACAGCGAGCAATGCATATTTGGTATGCCACTGCATGCGGTTGTGCAAGTGTTTGGTCATGCGTCGGGCGATACATGCTCTTCTCCCATTCCCGTCGTAGTTTTCCGCTGCGTCGAATACTTGGAAAGTGgcacgcgcctctttgAAGAAGGCATTTATCGCATCAGTGGAAGCTCCCTCGCTGTCAAGGCATTGTGCGAACGTTTCAATATGGGCGACGATGTGGATCTCAACGGCGTCGCGGACTCATCTGACTTGAACAAAACACTACACAGAGATCCGCATATTGTAAGCAGTGTGCTGAAAACCTACCTTCGCCAATTGCCGGAGAATATTTGCACGCTCCCGCTACTCCCTGAGCTTATATCGACTGCAGAACTGCATGATGGGACAGAGCGTGCACAATCGTTACGTGGTGTAATATCTCGTTTACCCCCAGAAAATTACGCACTGCTTCGCTTCCTCATGCACCATTTTCATCATGTaagcgcagctgctgaGCAGAACAAGATGAACATTCAGAACCTTGCCATTGTTTTCAGCCCAACGTTGAACATCCCGACAAACTTGCTGACGATATTGATGGCTGATTATCCATCAATTTTTGAATCATATGTGCCACACACTACCCAGGAATCGGCACATTTGCTATAA
- the CWC27 gene encoding peptidylprolyl isomerase (COG:O; EggNog:ENOG503NYKX), whose protein sequence is MSTLYVTEPPTEGKIVLHTTKGEIEIELWSKEAPKACRNAIALALEGYYDNQLWHRIVPGFIIQTGDPTGTGTGGESIYGESFADELHQRLRFNRRGLVAMANAGTRNTNDSQFFQITLDAAPELQNKHTIFGRVVGPTIYNALALAEVEMSRTVPDRPVYPPKLFRVDVLHNPFSDLVPRTTREEREKEEKVRNEWAAKGSETARDAKKRKKNTSLLSFGDEEDVMLETPRSARKPISSHDLLDDKKLSKQSVKTVRKSSEPQHVSKAAPVFVVAPERKQEKVEEMERAEAPIFQSARQETQPVRDAQPKGRDLLASFAQQYRQASSKKGESQTLSHLDKFRKRIRDDIPDANEREYGASDEEDIAESDVSWRKHRDIEEEPGLGFMNSKSDTLDLHFDLGSISESKKRARRRREIHLSLSQNTTSLRSAKGDTGSVVWQSSIFLLTHCLRQFWDPPSDPNDVYLFQPDRFRDRNILELGAGTGIFPVGLFADPQWLQGKVHWIATDQEENMPLLQKKYPGLHISNGALILVVLQLREVENLREFLEAWAAHGMYELYSLCNAALPSTMHQGYAVFLGWSTASAE, encoded by the exons ATGTCGACGCTGTACGTCACAGAGCCGCCAACAGAAGGCAAGATTGTCTTGCACACGACCAAGGGCGAAATCGAAATAGAGCTTTGGTCAAAAGAAGCGCCGAAAGCGTGCCGAAATGCTATTGCATTAGCTCTGGAAGGGTACTATGACAACCAGCTCTGGCATCGGATCGTCCCTGGATTTATTATACAGACGGGCGACCCGACTGGGACAGGAACGGGTG GTGAATCCATTTATGGCGAGTCATTTGCCGATGAGCTGCATCAGCGCCTGCGATTTAATCGGCGTGGTTTGGTTGCGATGGCGAATGCTGGTACACGCAACACGAATGATAGCCAGTTTTTT CAGATCACATTGGATGCAGCACCTGAGCTGCAAAACAAGCATACCATATTTGGCCGCGTCGTCGGGCCAACGATTTATaatgcacttgcgctggcAGAAGTGGAAATGTCTCGTACGGTGCCGGACAGGCCCGTGTATCCACCTAAGCTTTTCCGTGTAGATGTGCTGCATAACCCATTTTCAGAtcttgtgccgcgcactaCTCGCGAGGAGCGTGAAAAAGAGGAAAAGGTACGCAACGAATGGGCTGCGAAAGGAAGCGAGACAGCTCGCGACGCCAAGAAACGAAAAAAAAATACCTCTTTGCTGAGCTTTGGCGATGAAGAGGACGTTATGCTGGAGACTCCACGCAGTGCTCGCAAACCTATTAGCAGCCATGATTTGCTTGACGATAAAAAGCTCAGCAAGCAGAGTGTAAAAACTGTGCGCAAGTCGAGCGAGCCACAGCACGTTTCCAAAGCCGCGCCTGTTTTCGTGGTGGCCCCTGAGCGTAAGCAGGAAAAAGTTGAGGAAATGGAGCGCGCGGAAGCCCCGATTTTCCAGAGTGCACGCCAAGAGACGCAGCCTGTACGTGATGCGCAGCCGAAAGGTCGCGATCTGCTCGCTTCTTTTGCCCAGCAGTATCGCCAAGCATCCAGTAAAAAAGGCGAATCGCAAACACTTTCACACTTGGACAAGTTTAGGAAACGCATACGGGACGACATACCCGATGCCAATGAGCGTGAATACGGCGCAAGTGACGAGGAGGATATTGCAGAAAGCGACGTGAGTTGGCGGAAGCATCG TGACATTGAGGAAGAG CCTGGACTAGGGTTTATGAACAGCAAGTCTGACACGCTGGACCTGCATTTTGATCTGGGTTCCATCTCTGAAAGTAAAAAGCGTGCACGGCGACGTCGTGAAATCCATCTCTCGCTGAGCCAAAAT ACCACGTCACTGCGCTCAGCAAAAGGCGACACAGGTAGCGTTGTCTGGCAGTCCAGTATCTTTCTACTTACACACTGTCTCCGCCAGTTTTGGGACCCACCCTCCGATCCGAATGACGTGTACTTATTCCAGCCAGACCGGTTTCGCGACCGCAACATTCTTGAACTTGGTGCGGGCACAGGCATCTTTCCCGTCGGTCTTTTCGCGGATCCGCAATGGCTTCAGGGCAAAGTCCACTGGATCGCTACAGATCAAGAAGAAAACATGCCGCTTTTGCAAAAAAAATATCCAGGCCTCCATATCTCCAACGGAGCGT TGATCCTCGTCGTTCTCCAGCTGCGTGAGGTGGAAAATCTGCGCGAATTTCTGGAAGCATGGGCCGCGCATGGCATGTATGAACTGTACTCGCTGtgcaacgccgcgcttccaTCCACCATGCACCAAGGCTACGCCGTGTTCCTTGGCTGGAGCACAGCGTCGGCCGAATAA
- a CDS encoding uncharacterized protein (EggNog:ENOG503PE27; COG:Q; TransMembrane:1 (o12-33i)): MDFMNSYPLLLTAGKVVAGIVGIAAALVALFLLNQVFGAFYRMTIGEWFNNWKFIPKVKTSDPLAFIFGDFRAIKSVAPGEQHVEWMNKLGPVYRYRHMFFVQRVLLADPKALVHVLSPAKAYQYPKPEYTSAFLTAALGQGLVSIEGEAHRRQRKIIAPAFAPGVVKDFYPVIHKHAHLLVKKMHHVADQEIARRAGKIPEDTQITGMTEPDRKFPLKDSNSAIIDTLFWLSRSTLDIIGEVGFSADFDSLERGKDHPLAAAMNTLIGAILDLDLMQAIFLILAEKPGLQWLRHLPSKRNEQLQYSQRVVREHAKAIVDRMRQEILDENAHMGKEGFDDSDVLKPKSLISRMVRANMATGLKPSERMSNEELMGQMTTLIIAGHETTATQNTWALWLLAMHPEVQDRLRMELRDAVAKEKSEMDLLSEEEQAIYEYQPLRDVAALPLLDNVVKETVRMLPSVPSTVRVAMKDDVVPLSRSYKRADGKGTFNSIVIPKGHELFIPLNVIQMSKDIWGEDADKFNPDRWDNLPSSVAGAKMPPGHTFAFLTGPRSCVGKQLAVMETQVILAHLLLNFKFEVVPGWDLVQRQQVVRRAFVDGQKAEGIRMPLIVTPLTP; this comes from the coding sequence ATGGATTTTATGAACTCTTATCCGCTTTTGCTCACTGCTGGCAAAGTTGTGGCCGGGATTGTAGGCATCGCGGCCGCATTGGTGGCTTTGTTCCTGCTGAACCAGGTTTTCGGTGCCTTTTACCGCATGACGATTGGCGAGTGGTTCAACAACTGGAAGTTTATTCCCAAGGTAAAGACTAGCGATCCTCTTGCGTTTATTTTTGGCGATTTCCGCGCGATCAAGAGTGTTGCTCCTGGCGAACAGCACGTGGAGTGGATGAACAAGCTTGGTCCCGTGTACCGCTACCGTCACATGTTTtttgtccagcgcgtgtTGCTCGCTGATCCCAAGGCGCTCGTACATGTGCTGAGCCCTGCGAAGGCTTACCAGTATCCTAAGCCGGAATACACTAGTGCTTTCTTgactgcagcgcttggccaAGGCTTGGTATCGATTGAGGGCGAGGCACACCGCCGCCAGCGCAAGATTATTGCGCCTGCCTTTGCGCCGGGTGTTGTCAAGGACTTTTACCCTGTTATCCACAAGCATGCACACTTGCTTGTGAAAAAAATGCATCATGTTGCAGACCAGGAGATTGCTCGCCGTGCCGGCAAGATTCCGGAAGACACACAGATCACGGGTATGACTGAACCTGACCGCAAATTTCCTCTTAAAGACTCCAACTCGGCTATTATCGACACTCTCTTTTGGCTTTCCCGCTCCACGCTCGACATTATCGGTGAGGTCGGGTTTAGCGCAGACTTTGATTCGCttgagcgcggcaaggatCACCCTCTTGCTGCCGCGATGAACACTTTGATTGGCGCCATTCTTGACCTTGACCTCATGCAGGCTATCTTTTTGATTCTTGCCGAGAAGCCTGGTTTGCAGTGGCTACGCCACTTGCCCAGCAAGCGTaacgagcagctgcagtaCTCTCAGCGagtcgtgcgcgagcacgCCAAAGCCATTGTGGATCGCATGCGTCAAGAGATTCTCGATGAGAACGCGCATATGGGCAAGGAAGGCTTTGATGACTCTGACGTTTTGAAGCCCAAGTCGCTGATTTCGCGCATGGTTCGTGCGAACATGGCCACGGGCCTGAAGCCATCTGAGCGCATGTCGAACGAAGAGCTCATGGGTCAGATGACGACACTGATTATTGCTGGCCACGAAACTACTGCTACTCAAAACACATGGGCGCTTTGGCTGCTGGCCATGCACCCCGAGGTTCAGGATCGCCTTCGCATGGAACTTCGGGACGCCGTTGCAAAGGAGAAGAGCGAGATGGATCTTCTGTCAGAGGAAGAACAGGCTATTTACGAGTACCAGCCTCTCCGCGAcgttgccgcgcttccTCTCCTTGACAATGTCGTCAAGGAGACAGTGCGCATGCTTCCTTCTGTGCCCAGTACCGTGCGTGTGGCGATGAAGGACGACGTCGTTCCCTTGTCGCGTTCTTACAAGCGTGCTGATGGCAAAGGCACTTTTAACTCGATTGTGATCCCCAAGGGCCACGAACTTTTTATCCCGCTCAATGTCATTCAGATGTCCAAGGACATTTGGGGTGAAGATGCCGACAAGTTCAATCCGGACCGATGGGACAACCTGCCGTCTTCGGTTGCTGGCGCCAAGATGCCTCCGGGCCACACATTTGCTTTCCTCACTGGCCCTCGCTCGTgcgtcggcaagcagctggCCGTGATGGAGACGCAGGTGATTCTTGCCCACCTCTTGCTCAACTTTAAGTTTGAGGTTGTTCCCGGCTGGGACTTGGTCCAACGCCAACAGGTTGTCCGCCGCGCGTTTGTGGACGGCCAGAAAGCAGAAGGTATCCGTATGCCGCTAATTGTCACGCCCCTGACGCCTTAA